In the Trichoderma atroviride chromosome 4, complete sequence genome, CATGAAGAGCTACACAAGCCCCTCGTCTTGAGGCTGCGTGACCTCGACGATGAGATGGGAGTGGCTGATATCTGATGAATACTGTCGAGACTGGAGCCTCAATCTTACACCGCAGCTCCGGATTATAGAAGCATGCTGAGCCGTGGTGGGCCGCTTCGAACGATCCCTTGCATAATCCAGGGTAGCACTGCATGTCGGATTCAACGTTTGTGTGTCCGTGGCTGATCTAGTGCGCAGAAGAGAGGAGTGTGAGGACTGCAAATGGCTAGAGATCAGTACCGCGTGGAGGTTTGGAGAACTGCAAGGACGTAGCTACAGGCTGCTGCATGAGTATGTGTTCATGCAAATAGAGGTTGGCAGTCTCTATTACAGTACTGTAGTATTGGAAATAATTTCTGAAAGACCATCGTCAATATCGAAACCCAGGATCCATTCGCCTAAAGTGGGCGCGGAATGTGCCGGCCTGGTGCCCGCTTTCCACAGCTAGTTAGGCGCCTGTGATCTGTGATGGGGCGTTGCCCAGCAACCGAGTCCATCCCACCACCattggctgttgctgccaaacCCAACGCAGCGGAAGGCTGACAGGGGCTTGGCTGCGTAAACGCCCGTGCCCGACGTTTTTCTGTATACACTGCTTTTCCCACGCCATCCACACCCCTCCTAATTACGCGAGCCATTCAATGCATTACGAACAGTTGCTCTGATATTGAATTCGGCTCGTGGATCGCCGTCACGATAACTCCTTCTGCTGTGTTGATACAGCCCGCGACATTGCGCGTCCTTGCACGGCACGAGTCGGTTTGCGGCTGGTCTGCTCTGCATCAAGAGGTTGCTTGAGAAGGAAACAACAGCGTCAGAGAGAAACACCAGTCAGCAGTATGCGCCAAGATTATGCATtcatccttctctcttcatgcCGCTGATATTGTCTCATCTTCAGCACACAGACTTGAGCTCCCATGGGGCTCTCAAACCCGTTGCGACGGTCCCGCGGGACACGGCTGCCGATGTATCAGAATCACAATTCACTTGCCAAGGAGCGATATTCGAATGATGGGTATAATTCCTCATCGGACGGCGATTCCGAATCTTCATTTTCGGGCCCCTCGTCATTAGGATCCAGGAACATATCCGACTCGTATCCGGAGCGACCTTTCCTAGTCCAAAAGAAGCCCCAGAAACCTAGCTTCCAGCGGCCGAGTGGTTTCTATCCTTACAGGCTACCACCCCGAATCGTTCGATATGTTGTTTTTACGATAGTAGGATTAATACTTCTCATGGTTGGTATGCTGGCACGGGCAAGCCAAGTTGAGAACTGGAAAgttgccaatggcaaagtaGGTAGCCGGCCGCAACCTCCTGCCCTGTGGGAAAAGTTTCCACTCCTGCAGAGATACTACGGCGGTATACGTACCTTGGTTCCTCTGGAGAAGAATAAATCCGAATATCCCAAGTCTGGCGACTACACACCATCAAATCCAGCTTCAGACGGTAAAGTCGAGAATCGTGAACAGGAATTTCCGTCTAGTTACTCTTGGGACAATTATACCGGAAGACTTGAGGAGTCTGATATTAAAGAGTGTTTTCTGGACGCTGCTGGCAAAATTCGCCCACCACCGATTCGCTACTACAATGGCCGCCCAAGTGGTTTTCCCCAGCATATCACTGGTTCTTATGAAGTGTTGAACCTGCCGGAGGATGTTTGCTTTGAGCGATACGGCAAGTTTGGGCCTTATGGGTTTGGATACTCTATTCGTACCGGTGGCCTAGGCACGGGGGAGCATGGCGAGAATCAGGGCGCTGAGTCAGTCTGGGGATCTGGTTCTCGTGTAGACTACCGCAAGCTCGACTGGGCGGACATTCAACGGCGCTGTTTCCAGGCCAATGCTGGCCGATACAAAGCGTTGCCAGCGAAAACACCATCTCCAAATGGCTTCTTTGTCGGTAGCCCTGAAACAGCAAAGGTCCAGTCGCGTGATTCTCAGCCAAAGGAGAGTGACAAAGCAAAGGCTAAAGGAGATGCTTCTGCAGAAAAAACCAGCACTGGAGTGGTAAAGCAATCACGAACTGCCATCGTAGTTAGATGCTGGGACGAATTCCTATTCCGAGAGGATGACTTTGCGAATCTTCGGTCAATGATTTCGGAGCTTTCACTAGCCTCTGGAGGTCGTTATGACGTCCACCTGCTTGTCCAAGTGAAGAATGATGCTCGATACCCCGTGTGGGCCGATCACGAAATCTACGAGCAAAGGATTCGCGATGCAATCCCCAAAGAATTTCAGGGACTGGTCACCCTTTGGACTGAAACGCAGATGCTGTCCCTGTATCAAGGCATCTACGACCTTTACAGCCGCGGCCCAGAGCTTCCAGTTCACGGAGTCTATCGTGGACTCACCATGGCTATGCAACACTTTGCGTATATGCATCCCGAGTACGACTACTTTTGGCAGTGGGAAATGGACATTCGCTATACGGGACACTACTATGACTTGCTCTCAAAGATCGAAAATTGGGCCAAAGCCCAGCCTAGAAAGGGCCTTTGGGAACGAAACTCGCGATACTACTTCCCCAGTGTTCATGGCACCTGGGAAGACTTTTCACACATGGCTCGAGTGCAAAGCGAGATGGGAGCTGTAGGATCCGACAACGTATGGAAGAATATGCCGGGCGTTGATGGCCAACCCCCAGAAGCCGCCACGCAAAAGAAGATTAAGACTGTTTGGGGCCCAATCCGCCCTGCCGATGAAAAGGACTGGTTCGAGGGTGAAAAGGACCCCAGGCCGCCAACTACGTACGACGCCGATCACAACCAATGGGGCGTGGATGAAGAGGCGGATTTGATTACTCTGAATCCCATCTTTGATCCGGAAGGTACTACTTGGGGTCTGAAGGATGATATTACGGGTTACAACCGCTCACTTCCTTTACCTCCTCGACGagccagcatcatcaccacatcTCGAATGTCAAGACGCCTCCTCGTGACCATGCACAAAATGACTGCGCACAAGAAGCAGTTTGCATTTCCCGAGATGTGGCCCTCCACAGTTGCCCTCCAGCATGGATACAAAGCGGTCTATGCTCCCCACCCTATGTATGTGGACCGTGAATGGCCAGTTGATTATATGGCCCAGACATATAATGGTGGTCGCGATGGAGCCACAGGCGGTTCCCGGACAAGTCTCTATGGCGAGCGCGAGCACAACTTGAAGGGCCTAACTTGGTTTTACAACTCTGGTTTTGGACCCAACCTGTACAGGCGCTGGCTGGGCTTGAAGGTCAATAacgatggcggagaagaataTGAGAAGACGGCAGACCAGAGTGGAACTGGTTCTGAAGCAGGCAGAGGAGAGGGCCGCATGTGCCTTCCGCCTATGCTCCTCCACCCCGTCAAGGGGGTAGAAATTCCCGTCGAGGCACCGCCGCCAGAAGAGCTGCCTCTAGAGGTTGAAATGCCCGAGTCCGATCCTACTGCATAAGTATTCTGAGCGAGCCGACCTTTTTAATTTTGGATCATTTGTCTAAGCGAGGCACGGCTGGCTATGCGGGcttatttcctttttcccctctttttttatatagacTTTTTGCTTGGACATATGACGTTAAGGCCATGATGATAGAGATATCCCTGTAATGTGCTGATCTATACGATGGTATTATAATACTCTTCCATAAGAGCTGGGAGATGATGAATTGAACGCTGTATATATTGATTTTTGTGTCTAGCGACTTGTGAATTTTTGGATAAACATGTGTTGCCACAGATCGGCAATTGGGTGGTATATTGCTTGTAAAATATAGAAAAACTTGCAGCGGGCGAGATGATATCCTCTTTGCATTGTAATTCATCATGTGAACATGGGCACTATTATTATTCATGTCCTTAATCACTATCCCTTCTAGTGCCATGTCGTCCTTGCTGCCCAGTACTTGGACCCTCCCAAGACTTGGATCGACCCCCTATTTACGCCACTTTAATGCGTTCATGCTCGACGTTGTTTCGATGCAGTTAACAGCTCGTGAAAATTCACTCATCCTCTACCCATACTCTGtattttcctttcccctTGTAGAGATTGGATTTAGACGACTCGCTTGACCTCGAAGAAGCGGCGCAGCCACCAGACCTGGAAAAGGGACTCGCCAATGACGATGCCAATGACGAACAAGTTCCACCACTTGACTCGGGAGTTTGTGCTCTCGGCAGTGTTGCGGTGGGTGCGCTCACGGAAGAGAATGTACTGCTGCTCGTCCTTGACCTGGGCGAGGAGATCGGATAGACGTCGGACTGGGAGTTGTGAAACATCATGTTAGTTGTATAAATCAAGATGGGTGGTGGACTCTTGATGAGGAAAATTGTTCATGTACCTTCAGTCTCCAGGGGATCGGCGCTAGATTCGGATTCGGTGACATAGACGATGCCGTGGACGTTGAAGGAGACTTCCTTGGTGTTGGCAACCCAGTGCTGGTTTCCGAAGCAGTAGGCGTATTTGCCGTCGTAGAGAGCCGTGAAGGAGTGATCGCCGTTAGAAACTGTCCTCTCGTTGATCTGGTATTCGCCCGAGGGGTTCATGATCTGTCCAGAGGAAGCATATCTGTTAGCAACCAAGTCCTACGTAAGAGCCACCCATGTCATATATCTTGAATTCCATGTCTGCCTACAAGGCACCCCCATCAAATCTCATATATATGGAGCAATTGCCAAGGCGAAAGAATTGAGTCATACCCAGAAGTCGATGTCGAGGTTGCCTGCACTGCCAAACTCGCGGTCGCCCACCTGGAAGGTGACGGTCATCTTGTCGTCCTTGCGCAGGCTCTCGTGGAAGCACTCGACGCCTCGGGCTGGCAGCACGATGTTGTGCGCCACCACGGCCTGGaaagccatggcggcggcgaggagacTCCTCGCAGCTGAGAGGAAAAGCATCttttagaagaagaaaagaaattggCTGGCCGTGGAGGGGGACGCGAAGTCGGCAACAACGAAGCTGCAAAAAGACGTGGAAGCTCTAGCTCGTGATTATGTCCTTTTGCGCTTCAGGATCGCGAATTGGCCAACATGCCACCTACTGGCTAAGGCTGGGCTAGCCTGCCTTGCCCACAAAGCTCCCTGCCAGAGTCCCGGCTACAGGGCTAGCGGAGCCGCGGTTTTACCGGCAAGGCCTCAGGGGCACGAGAGGATCGAGATACAGCCACGATACTTGGGCGAGAGATGACGAATAGTGGGCCGAGGCGGTGGAGCCGCGTGTTTGCGCACTCTGGGGCAGGTACCGTGCGAGTACCGTCTGGCAGCGATAAGGCCCCGAGGCGGCGCAGCGTGGTAGCGGCGAAtctggccagcagcgacggcggTACCCTGTACCTGCAGAATACAGAGGCTgtgggctgggctgggagGTACTCGTCGGTACTCGCCCGCCACCGCGAGGCAGAGCCAGCGGCCAGCCCAGCGCCCCTTTGCCCCTCTCCCTGCTGCTAACGCGCTGCTAGAGGCCCGGAGTCCCTTGGCCCCGtttcccccccccaaaacTCGCTCCAGCCTGGCCAAGTTCCCTTCCCTCTCAAACCCCTCCGACTCTCTAGCAGTCTCACCGACAAGACAACGGCCgttcttctttcgcttcgTCGTCCTCTTTCGTGAGCCCCCAGCGCGATCTCGTCTAGGTGAGTTTTTTCTGTCTGTTGTTTTCTGGAGCACTGCCTTTCCCCTGTCC is a window encoding:
- a CDS encoding uncharacterized protein (EggNog:ENOG41~TransMembrane:1 (i92-112o)), with the translated sequence MGLSNPLRRSRGTRLPMYQNHNSLAKERYSNDGYNSSSDGDSESSFSGPSSLGSRNISDSYPERPFLVQKKPQKPSFQRPSGFYPYRLPPRIVRYVVFTIVGLILLMVGMLARASQVENWKVANGKVGSRPQPPALWEKFPLLQRYYGGIRTLVPLEKNKSEYPKSGDYTPSNPASDGKVENREQEFPSSYSWDNYTGRLEESDIKECFLDAAGKIRPPPIRYYNGRPSGFPQHITGSYEVLNLPEDVCFERYGKFGPYGFGYSIRTGGLGTGEHGENQGAESVWGSGSRVDYRKLDWADIQRRCFQANAGRYKALPAKTPSPNGFFVGSPETAKVQSRDSQPKESDKAKAKGDASAEKTSTGVVKQSRTAIVVRCWDEFLFREDDFANLRSMISELSLASGGRYDVHLLVQVKNDARYPVWADHEIYEQRIRDAIPKEFQGLVTLWTETQMLSLYQGIYDLYSRGPELPVHGVYRGLTMAMQHFAYMHPEYDYFWQWEMDIRYTGHYYDLLSKIENWAKAQPRKGLWERNSRYYFPSVHGTWEDFSHMARVQSEMGAVGSDNVWKNMPGVDGQPPEAATQKKIKTVWGPIRPADEKDWFEGEKDPRPPTTYDADHNQWGVDEEADLITLNPIFDPEGTTWGLKDDITGYNRSLPLPPRRASIITTSRMSRRLLVTMHKMTAHKKQFAFPEMWPSTVALQHGYKAVYAPHPMYVDREWPVDYMAQTYNGGRDGATGGSRTSLYGEREHNLKGLTWFYNSGFGPNLYRRWLGLKVNNDGGEEYEKTADQSGTGSEAGRGEGRMCLPPMLLHPVKGVEIPVEAPPPEELPLEVEMPESDPTA
- a CDS encoding uncharacterized protein (SECRETED:SignalP(1-22)~TransMembrane:1 (n2-13c31/32o174-194i)~BUSCO:EOG092D3T80) — translated: MLFLSAARSLLAAAMAFQAVVAHNIVLPARGVECFHESLRKDDKMTVTFQVGDREFGSAGNLDIDFWIMNPSGEYQINERTVSNGDHSFTALYDGKYAYCFGNQHWVANTKEVSFNVHGIVYVTESESSADPLETEVRRLSDLLAQVKDEQQYILFRERTHRNTAESTNSRVKWWNLFVIGIVIGESLFQVWWLRRFFEVKRVV